A genome region from Dolichospermum compactum NIES-806 includes the following:
- a CDS encoding tetratricopeptide repeat protein: MGEKKIIDTLAKECINPRNRIKWIQIQLEYNGVTISRDTIHKILRKQRAEEYAIKSVFVALKILYEIDIDSVLASKDISVTDSCHQDFFPVENKGANFFGRDDDLKKLNTLFNQHQKIIVIQAPGGTGKTTLAKQYLDNHGFDLVLSLEMARETENITSVETIVDEWLKQYFQEELGREFGITLIRFKKHLQNRRVGILIDNLEPVLDKHGKFIQNHSRYLELLKILADATVRSFTIITSRECLFDDRVDVIYHYYLSNLSSSAWQKFFAFHELEIDVSLLEEMHIKYGGNAKAMHILVGSIETNYEGDATAYWQENCTLVERGLENLVVTQFERLQILNPSAYKLLCRLGCYRYQDIPQVTEDALLALLWDIPDQQQCIYIIRTLRNLRLFEFAKGKYWLHPVIKEESINRLKSSQEWEEVNRKAAEFWRGSVKNIRTIEDAKKAFEAYYHYECIHDFENAGYVLIERRHNSFTPDETLAFSYHRSVGFVQITSILDFIIKNIKSQYIIASIYSIKGGINMLLGNINIAINYCNKSLALANSLLDGFENNKIDTKYDDIILLILKNKMHLSICYINSWELEAGLNILELTKSWLATIMGKVSPSLKLKIKRYQIHISIHLAVIYSYLNLEKTSVVDKFFTKRLSYGVLAQVLAKRLCYVVANMETLLIKSGVENEVDIDIIVWRKIYLLQALGIIYKNLGNIQKSLIMYHEVIKFSQQKTQFYGNTNPYMLSLESSEAVKYNPEHNLFVAQALTGLAELARIQDNFQEALSQHSESIKILNKINANRYHLGAAYFQLGLTYQKMGNFQNSQINFEQAIIFFTEGGVPRQVERVQKAIQKIITPPKRQPNFGEVV; this comes from the coding sequence GTGGGTGAGAAGAAAATAATTGATACCCTTGCCAAGGAATGTATTAATCCTCGTAATAGGATTAAATGGATACAAATACAACTGGAATATAATGGTGTAACAATAAGTAGAGATACTATTCACAAGATATTAAGAAAGCAGCGTGCTGAAGAGTATGCAATTAAATCCGTATTTGTGGCATTAAAAATATTATACGAAATTGACATAGACAGTGTTTTAGCTTCAAAAGATATAAGTGTTACAGATAGTTGCCATCAAGACTTCTTTCCTGTTGAGAATAAAGGTGCTAATTTTTTCGGTAGAGATGATGACTTAAAAAAGCTAAATACTCTCTTCAATCAACATCAAAAAATAATTGTTATTCAGGCACCAGGAGGAACAGGTAAAACAACTTTAGCCAAGCAATATTTAGATAATCACGGCTTTGATTTAGTTTTATCCCTAGAAATGGCTAGGGAAACAGAGAATATCACTAGCGTTGAAACCATAGTTGACGAATGGCTGAAACAATACTTTCAAGAAGAACTAGGAAGGGAATTTGGTATTACACTGATAAGATTCAAAAAACACTTGCAAAATCGTCGGGTCGGAATATTAATTGATAACTTAGAACCTGTACTAGATAAACACGGTAAGTTTATTCAAAATCATAGTCGTTATTTAGAACTATTGAAGATATTAGCTGATGCAACTGTGCGGTCATTTACAATAATTACGAGTAGAGAATGTTTATTTGACGACCGGGTTGATGTAATTTATCATTATTATTTAAGTAACTTGAGTAGTTCAGCATGGCAGAAATTTTTCGCATTTCACGAACTTGAGATTGATGTTTCTTTACTAGAAGAAATGCACATAAAATATGGGGGTAATGCCAAAGCCATGCATATCTTGGTTGGGTCAATAGAAACAAATTATGAAGGAGATGCAACTGCTTATTGGCAAGAAAATTGTACTTTGGTGGAAAGAGGATTAGAAAATTTAGTTGTCACTCAATTTGAGAGATTGCAAATTTTAAATCCCAGTGCTTATAAGTTACTGTGTCGGTTAGGATGTTATCGCTATCAGGATATACCGCAAGTGACTGAAGATGCTTTACTAGCTTTGCTGTGGGATATTCCTGACCAGCAACAGTGTATCTATATAATTAGAACTTTAAGAAATTTGCGTTTGTTTGAATTTGCTAAGGGGAAGTATTGGCTGCATCCAGTGATTAAAGAAGAGAGCATAAACAGGTTAAAATCAAGTCAAGAATGGGAGGAAGTTAACCGCAAAGCAGCCGAATTTTGGAGAGGTAGTGTGAAAAATATTCGCACAATCGAGGATGCGAAGAAAGCCTTTGAAGCTTATTATCATTATGAATGTATTCATGACTTTGAAAATGCTGGATATGTATTGATAGAACGAAGACATAATTCCTTCACACCTGATGAAACTCTTGCTTTTTCTTACCATCGATCGGTAGGATTCGTGCAAATAACATCTATATTGGATTTCATCATCAAAAACATAAAATCTCAATATATAATAGCAAGTATTTATTCTATTAAAGGTGGAATCAATATGCTCTTAGGAAATATAAACATAGCAATTAACTACTGTAATAAATCACTAGCACTGGCAAATTCTCTTTTAGATGGTTTTGAAAATAATAAGATAGATACAAAATATGATGATATTATATTGTTGATATTAAAAAATAAAATGCATTTATCTATCTGCTATATAAATAGCTGGGAACTGGAAGCAGGTCTAAATATTTTGGAACTAACCAAATCATGGTTAGCAACCATAATGGGAAAAGTAAGTCCAAGTTTAAAGTTAAAAATAAAAAGATATCAAATACATATATCTATACACTTAGCTGTTATATACTCATACTTGAATCTAGAAAAAACATCGGTTGTTGATAAATTTTTCACAAAAAGATTATCTTATGGGGTTCTTGCTCAAGTTTTGGCTAAAAGATTATGTTATGTTGTGGCTAATATGGAAACTTTGCTTATTAAGTCGGGTGTAGAAAATGAAGTAGATATAGATATTATTGTATGGCGTAAAATCTATCTGTTACAAGCGTTAGGCATAATTTACAAAAATTTAGGGAATATTCAAAAATCTTTGATAATGTATCATGAAGTAATAAAATTCTCTCAACAAAAAACTCAATTTTACGGGAACACGAACCCATATATGCTTTCCCTGGAATCTTCTGAAGCAGTTAAATATAATCCTGAACATAATCTGTTTGTAGCTCAGGCTTTAACTGGTTTAGCAGAACTTGCTCGCATCCAAGATAATTTTCAAGAAGCTCTCTCCCAACATTCAGAATCAATAAAAATACTGAATAAAATTAATGCTAATAGATATCATTTAGGAGCAGCTTACTTCCAATTAGGTTTAACATATCAGAAAATGGGTAACTTTCAAAATAGTCAGATAAATTTTGAGCAAGCCATAATATTCTTTACAGAGGGGGGAGTTCCTCGACAAGTTGAGAGAGTTCAAAAAGCAATTCAAAAAATAATAACCCCCCCCAAAAGGCAGCCGAATTTTGGAGAGGTAGTGTGA
- a CDS encoding sugar kinase encodes MSKSGLFVGLITLDFIYLADSPPQNNQKLVATDYTVAAGGPATNAAVTFSHLGNQSTVLGVLGSHHITQLICSDLENYQIAIIDLYPYGKRPPPVSSIVVTQGTGERAVISINAVKTQANITSIPANILQDIDIVLIDGHQMEVSKIIAQSANIQNIPVVIDGGSWKPGFAEILPFVNYAICSANFYPPNCENQEDVFAYLQNFNIPYIAITQGENPIQYLTPDQSGVVNVPKIQPVDTLGAGDIFHGAFCHYILETNFIEALALAGNIAAEACKHFGTRPWLNLNV; translated from the coding sequence ATGAGCAAATCTGGCTTATTTGTCGGTTTAATTACCTTAGATTTCATTTATCTCGCGGATTCTCCCCCCCAAAATAATCAAAAATTAGTTGCCACTGACTATACTGTAGCAGCAGGAGGACCCGCAACAAATGCCGCAGTCACTTTCAGTCATTTAGGTAACCAATCTACAGTTTTAGGTGTATTGGGTTCGCACCATATCACACAGTTAATATGTAGCGATTTAGAGAATTACCAAATTGCAATTATTGACTTATACCCCTACGGGAAAAGACCACCACCTGTTTCTTCAATTGTTGTTACGCAAGGTACAGGTGAAAGAGCGGTAATTTCTATTAATGCCGTTAAAACTCAGGCAAATATTACTTCTATCCCTGCAAATATTTTACAGGATATTGATATTGTATTAATTGATGGGCATCAAATGGAAGTAAGCAAAATCATTGCCCAAAGTGCTAATATTCAGAATATTCCAGTTGTCATTGATGGTGGTAGCTGGAAACCAGGATTTGCAGAAATATTACCCTTTGTAAATTATGCTATTTGTTCTGCTAATTTCTATCCGCCTAACTGCGAAAATCAGGAAGACGTTTTTGCCTATTTACAAAATTTTAACATTCCTTATATTGCCATTACTCAAGGGGAAAACCCCATCCAATACTTAACTCCTGATCAGTCAGGTGTAGTTAATGTGCCAAAAATACAGCCCGTTGATACACTAGGAGCAGGAGATATTTTTCACGGTGCTTTCTGTCACTATATCCTGGAGACAAATTTTATAGAAGCATTAGCATTAGCTGGGAATATTGCTGCGGAGGCGTGCAAACACTTCGGTACGCGCCCTTGGTTGAATTTAAATGTTTGA
- a CDS encoding CARDB domain-containing protein → MINGDFVPTVGVEKAFYDGQKKQIRLLVNNTGEATTRAKTEWNLTQDGKTVNSGKVEETTIIAKGERYIEISYPPQGKTLTPGNYQLVIINCQENYLGMLKSPKIYPLISI, encoded by the coding sequence GTGATTAATGGTGATTTTGTTCCGACAGTGGGAGTAGAAAAGGCATTTTACGATGGGCAGAAAAAGCAAATTAGATTATTAGTTAATAATACAGGTGAAGCTACAACCCGCGCTAAAACTGAATGGAATTTAACTCAAGATGGAAAAACAGTTAATTCTGGTAAAGTAGAAGAAACTACTATTATTGCCAAAGGTGAACGGTATATTGAAATATCCTATCCCCCTCAAGGAAAAACTCTGACACCTGGTAATTATCAACTGGTAATTATCAACTGTCAGGAAAACTATCTTGGAATGCTAAAAAGTCCGAAAATTTACCCTTTAATCTCAATTTAA
- a CDS encoding RNA recognition motif domain-containing protein, producing the protein MSIYVGNLSYQVTEEDLKQAFAEYGTVNRVQLPTDRETGRPRGFAFVEMGSEADEAKAIEALDSAEWMGRSLRVNKAKPKEDRGSSRGGGGSWGNRGGGGDRRY; encoded by the coding sequence ATGTCGATTTACGTTGGTAATTTGTCCTATCAGGTAACAGAAGAAGACCTGAAACAGGCTTTTGCGGAGTACGGAACAGTTAATCGTGTGCAGCTACCTACAGACCGGGAAACTGGTCGCCCACGAGGTTTTGCCTTTGTGGAAATGGGATCAGAAGCGGACGAGGCAAAAGCGATTGAAGCGCTAGATAGTGCTGAATGGATGGGACGTTCTCTGCGCGTAAACAAGGCCAAGCCCAAGGAGGACAGAGGTTCTTCTCGTGGTGGCGGCGGAAGTTGGGGCAATCGTGGTGGCGGTGGAGACCGTCGCTACTAA
- a CDS encoding DUF4164 domain-containing protein → MTTNPPTLTYTLEEILSRLDQKIEKQFTGVNQKMEKQFTEVNQKMEKQFAEVNQKMDRQFTEVNQKLETIDSRLNKLEIGQAELSGEIKTLDEKLSGEIKTLDEKVSGIDKRLDNQEFINRGALVAVIIALISGVVKLFGFFPTGKI, encoded by the coding sequence ATGACAACCAACCCACCAACTCTCACCTATACCCTCGAAGAAATATTGTCTCGTCTGGATCAAAAGATAGAGAAGCAATTTACCGGAGTCAACCAAAAAATGGAGAAGCAATTTACCGAAGTCAATCAAAAAATGGAGAAGCAATTTGCTGAAGTCAATCAAAAAATGGATCGGCAATTTACCGAAGTCAATCAAAAACTAGAAACTATTGATAGTAGACTAAATAAACTGGAAATTGGTCAGGCAGAACTATCTGGGGAAATTAAGACTCTAGATGAAAAACTATCTGGGGAAATTAAGACCCTAGATGAAAAAGTTAGTGGTATTGATAAGAGGTTAGATAATCAAGAATTTATTAATCGTGGAGCTCTAGTAGCAGTGATTATAGCTTTAATTAGTGGAGTAGTCAAACTATTCGGTTTCTTTCCCACCGGTAAAATCTGA
- a CDS encoding IFT57 family protein, producing MTTNPPTLTYTLEEILSRLDQKIEKQFTEVNQKMEKQFTEVNQKMDRQSAEVNQKFAEVNQKLETIDGRLNKLEIGQAELSGEIKTLEEKLSGEIKTLDEKLSGEIKTLDEKLSGEIKTLDEKVIGIDKRLDNQEFINRGVLVAVIIALISGVVKLFGFFPTGKI from the coding sequence ATGACAACGAACCCACCAACTCTCACCTATACCCTCGAAGAAATATTGTCTCGTCTGGATCAAAAGATAGAGAAGCAATTTACCGAAGTCAACCAAAAAATGGAGAAGCAATTTACCGAAGTCAATCAAAAAATGGATCGGCAATCTGCTGAAGTCAATCAAAAGTTTGCTGAAGTCAACCAAAAACTAGAAACTATTGATGGTAGACTGAATAAACTGGAAATCGGACAAGCAGAACTATCAGGGGAAATTAAAACCCTAGAAGAAAAACTATCAGGGGAAATTAAAACCTTAGATGAAAAACTATCAGGGGAAATTAAAACCCTAGACGAAAAACTATCAGGGGAAATTAAAACCCTAGACGAAAAAGTTATTGGTATTGATAAAAGACTAGATAACCAAGAATTTATTAATCGTGGAGTTCTAGTAGCAGTGATTATCGCCTTAATTAGTGGAGTAGTCAAACTCTTCGGTTTCTTCCCCACTGGTAAAATCTGA
- a CDS encoding bluetail domain-containing putative surface protein: MWVQSSSSYTLNSSQIDLALTGTVNINGAGNSLNNILFGNSGNNILDGGAGNDTIRASRGNDTLTGGLGTDNLTGGLGNDRLVYTDLTHSLLSGIDIIKDFNNSTDTDRFVVSTARFVFNNVGVVSSLNATAIGSKLTTSNFGANAAALFTIGSNSYVAINDSAAGFNALSDAIVDITGYKGTLSTSSFVTV, encoded by the coding sequence ATGTGGGTTCAATCCTCCAGCAGCTACACATTAAACTCCAGCCAAATAGACCTAGCTTTAACAGGAACCGTGAACATTAACGGTGCTGGAAACAGCCTCAATAATATCCTTTTTGGTAACAGTGGTAATAATATTCTCGATGGTGGTGCTGGTAATGATACTATCAGAGCCTCTAGAGGGAATGATACCTTAACTGGTGGACTAGGTACGGATAACTTAACAGGGGGTTTGGGTAATGACAGGTTAGTTTATACCGACTTAACCCATTCCTTGTTAAGTGGAATTGATATCATCAAGGATTTTAACAATAGTACGGACACTGACCGTTTTGTAGTTAGCACTGCCCGGTTTGTGTTTAATAATGTCGGTGTAGTTAGCTCACTAAATGCCACAGCTATTGGTAGCAAATTAACTACTAGTAATTTTGGTGCTAATGCGGCTGCATTATTTACTATAGGGTCAAATAGCTATGTAGCTATTAATGATAGCGCTGCTGGTTTTAATGCTCTTAGTGATGCCATTGTGGACATTACGGGATACAAGGGTACTTTATCTACTAGTAGCTTTGTGACTGTTTAA
- a CDS encoding 3'(2'),5'-bisphosphate nucleotidase CysQ family protein — MKDLSEILTIARKVGWGAASLLSSYYHGTAAAPNLDIQYKDSEPVTVADLAVSEYVLSQLQAALGDEDFGYISEETYKSQQGKNPAEWVWIIDPLDGTRDFINKTGEYAIHIALVQGTQTMLAVVAVPETQKLYYATRGGGTFIETATGSLPVRLNSHKNIQDLILVVSRSHRNDRLEYLLQHLPCQNQKAIGSVGCKIAAIVEQQADVYISLSGKSAPKDWDMAAPELILTEAGGNFTHFDCTPLKYNTGDIHQWGELLASNYQNHEVLCQEAQSILTRVTSH; from the coding sequence ATGAAAGACTTATCTGAAATATTAACAATTGCACGGAAGGTAGGTTGGGGTGCAGCCAGTCTCCTGAGTTCTTATTATCACGGTACTGCTGCCGCACCAAATTTAGATATTCAGTATAAAGACAGCGAACCCGTTACAGTGGCAGATTTAGCCGTCAGTGAATATGTCTTGTCACAGTTACAAGCCGCTTTAGGTGATGAAGACTTTGGATATATCAGCGAAGAAACTTATAAATCACAACAGGGAAAAAATCCTGCCGAGTGGGTATGGATTATTGATCCATTAGATGGGACAAGGGACTTTATCAACAAAACTGGAGAATATGCAATTCATATTGCCTTAGTTCAAGGAACACAGACAATGTTAGCCGTTGTGGCAGTTCCAGAGACACAAAAGTTATATTATGCTACTAGAGGTGGTGGGACTTTTATCGAAACTGCAACAGGTTCTTTACCTGTACGACTGAACTCCCATAAAAATATCCAAGATCTAATTTTGGTGGTCAGTCGCTCACACCGCAATGATAGGTTAGAATATCTGCTACAGCACCTGCCTTGTCAAAATCAAAAAGCAATTGGTAGCGTCGGTTGCAAAATTGCCGCGATAGTTGAACAGCAAGCAGATGTTTACATTTCCCTTTCCGGTAAATCCGCACCTAAAGACTGGGATATGGCTGCTCCTGAACTAATCTTGACAGAAGCAGGTGGCAACTTTACACATTTTGACTGCACACCATTAAAATATAACACCGGCGACATTCATCAATGGGGGGAATTACTGGCGAGTAATTATCAAAATCATGAGGTACTGTGTCAAGAAGCGCAAAGCATTCTCACACGGGTTACTTCCCACTAG
- a CDS encoding IFT57 family protein yields the protein MTTNPPILTYTLEEILSRLDQKIEKQFTEVNQKMDRQSAEVNQKFTEVNQKFAEVNQKLETIDGRLNKLEIGQAELSGEIKTLDKKLSGEIKTLDEKLSGEIKTLDEKLSGEIKTLDEKLSGEIKTLDEKVIGIDKRLDSQEFINRGVLVAVIIALISGVVKLFGFFPTGKI from the coding sequence ATGACAACCAACCCACCAATTCTCACTTATACTCTGGAAGAAATATTATCTCGTTTGGATCAAAAGATAGAGAAGCAATTTACCGAAGTCAACCAAAAAATGGATCGGCAATCTGCTGAAGTCAATCAAAAGTTTACTGAAGTCAATCAAAAGTTTGCTGAAGTTAATCAAAAACTAGAAACTATTGATGGTAGACTAAATAAACTGGAAATTGGACAAGCAGAACTATCAGGGGAAATTAAAACCTTAGATAAAAAACTATCTGGGGAAATTAAAACCCTAGACGAAAAACTATCAGGGGAAATTAAAACCCTAGACGAAAAACTATCAGGGGAAATTAAAACCCTAGACGAAAAACTATCAGGGGAAATTAAAACCCTAGACGAAAAAGTTATTGGTATTGATAAAAGACTAGATAGCCAAGAATTTATTAATCGTGGAGTTCTAGTAGCAGTGATTATCGCCTTAATTAGTGGAGTAGTCAAACTCTTCGGTTTCTTCCCCACTGGTAAAATCTGA
- the rpsU gene encoding 30S ribosomal protein S21: MTQVVLGENEGIESALRRFKREVSKAGIFQDMRKKRHFETPLEKEKRKAIARHKQRRQQRSRFKR; encoded by the coding sequence ATGACACAAGTGGTCTTAGGTGAAAATGAGGGGATTGAATCAGCACTACGAAGATTTAAGCGGGAAGTTTCCAAAGCGGGAATTTTCCAAGATATGCGGAAAAAGCGCCACTTTGAAACACCTTTAGAAAAAGAAAAGCGTAAAGCCATAGCTAGACACAAGCAACGTCGTCAACAACGTTCTCGCTTCAAGCGCTAG
- a CDS encoding DUF4164 domain-containing protein gives MTTNPPTLTYTLEEILSRLDQKIEKQFAEVNQKMDRQFTEVNQKMDRQFTEVNQKMDRQFAEVNQKMDRQFAEVNQKFTEVNKKLETIDGRLNKLEIGQAELSGEIKTLEEKVSGIDKRLDNQEFINRGVLVAVIIALISGVVKLFGFFPNSKI, from the coding sequence ATGACCACTAACCCACCAACTCTCACTTATACACTGGAAGAAATATTATCTCGTCTTGATCAAAAGATAGAGAAGCAATTTGCCGAAGTCAACCAAAAAATGGATCGACAGTTTACTGAAGTCAACCAAAAAATGGATCGACAGTTTACTGAAGTCAACCAAAAAATGGATCGACAGTTTGCTGAAGTCAACCAAAAAATGGATCGACAGTTTGCTGAAGTCAATCAAAAATTTACTGAAGTTAACAAAAAACTAGAAACTATTGATGGTAGACTAAATAAATTAGAAATTGGGCAAGCAGAACTATCTGGGGAAATTAAAACCCTAGAGGAAAAAGTTAGTGGTATTGATAAAAGACTAGATAACCAAGAATTTATTAATCGTGGAGTTCTAGTAGCAGTGATTATTGCTTTAATTAGTGGAGTAGTGAAACTATTCGGTTTCTTCCCCAACAGCAAAATTTGA